Proteins found in one Synechococcus sp. LA31 genomic segment:
- the sfsA gene encoding DNA/RNA nuclease SfsA — protein MPATAAPEAQPVLTLEPLQEGALLKRYKRFLADVELDSGEVVTAHCANTGPMTGVLHPGGRVRLRHAPSPTRKLAWTWEQAQVPGTNGEPVWVGINTALPNRLVRATIEAGCLEPWLGPIGAIRAEVAYGANRRSRIDLLLTPAEGAADSRPIYLEVKNTTWTDGDLALFPDTVTERGQKHLEELMGVVPEARAVLVPCLSRADVTRFAPGDSADPRYGNLFRQALDAGVEVLPCRFAFSREAVHWLGVVPVQRHSSPAAEGAP, from the coding sequence ATGCCGGCTACCGCCGCGCCCGAAGCCCAGCCCGTGCTGACGCTCGAGCCCCTGCAGGAGGGGGCCCTGCTCAAGCGCTACAAGCGCTTCCTGGCGGATGTGGAGCTGGACAGCGGCGAGGTGGTGACCGCCCACTGCGCCAACACCGGCCCCATGACCGGCGTGCTGCATCCAGGCGGTCGGGTGCGACTCCGCCACGCCCCATCCCCCACCCGCAAGCTCGCCTGGACGTGGGAGCAGGCGCAGGTGCCCGGCACCAACGGCGAGCCGGTGTGGGTGGGCATCAACACAGCCCTGCCCAACCGCCTGGTGCGGGCCACCATCGAAGCGGGCTGCCTCGAACCCTGGCTGGGGCCGATCGGAGCGATCCGGGCCGAGGTGGCCTACGGAGCCAATCGCCGCAGCCGTATCGATCTGCTGCTCACGCCAGCGGAGGGGGCCGCCGATTCGCGACCGATCTACCTGGAGGTGAAGAACACCACCTGGACCGACGGCGATCTGGCTCTCTTTCCCGACACGGTGACTGAGCGAGGCCAGAAGCACCTTGAGGAGCTGATGGGGGTTGTTCCAGAAGCCCGGGCCGTGCTGGTGCCCTGCCTGAGTCGCGCCGATGTGACGCGCTTCGCCCCTGGCGACAGCGCCGATCCCCGCTACGGCAACCTGTTTCGCCAGGCCCTTGATGCAGGTGTGGAGGTGCTGCCCTGCCGCTTCGCCTTCAGCCGCGAGGCCGTGCACTGGCTCGGTGTGGTGCCGGTGCAGCGCCACAGCAGCCCAGCCGCTGAGGGTGCCCCATAG
- a CDS encoding sensor histidine kinase KdpD has product MQVSKRFLALLEQQLAQFTDRPDLQALVVYVAVPETSGQPSLVAIGHWPRSLALAERSSANNTAANARRWLALRDDSLLLGALRVDADRWPWPDSLSERLEATARCLTEALRLDLEQQRLGRELSQRDDQLRLLVHQLRNPLAALRTFGQLLRRRLDGDPRNLPLVDSLLGEQRQISRYVEAIDHLTDAPALVSSEGATAALLLPPALSQGETQTLEQILRPLFDRAAATANLQGRPWQAPTELPAWQGDGSALSEIVANLLENAFRYSRSGGGIGVHLSQNERLELSIWDSGPPIPADERERIFAKGVRGSSGSTLQGSGLGLALARDLAQSLGGDLDLVVPANTINPALPAEGNAFQISLPLQPPS; this is encoded by the coding sequence ATGCAGGTCTCCAAGCGGTTTCTGGCCCTCCTCGAGCAGCAGCTGGCCCAATTCACGGATCGCCCTGATCTGCAGGCCCTGGTGGTGTACGTGGCCGTGCCCGAAACCAGCGGGCAACCTTCACTGGTGGCGATCGGCCACTGGCCCCGCTCACTGGCCCTGGCCGAACGCTCCAGCGCCAACAACACTGCAGCCAACGCGCGCCGCTGGCTGGCACTGCGCGATGACTCCCTGCTGCTGGGAGCCTTACGGGTGGATGCCGACCGCTGGCCCTGGCCCGACAGTCTGAGCGAGCGGCTCGAGGCCACGGCCCGCTGCCTCACCGAAGCGCTGCGCCTCGATCTCGAACAGCAGCGCCTGGGCCGAGAGCTCAGCCAGCGCGACGATCAGCTGCGCCTGCTCGTGCATCAACTACGCAACCCACTCGCGGCGCTGCGCACCTTCGGGCAGCTGCTGCGCCGCCGCCTCGATGGCGATCCCCGCAACCTGCCCCTGGTGGACAGCCTGCTGGGCGAGCAGCGGCAGATCAGCCGTTATGTGGAAGCGATCGACCATCTCACGGACGCCCCAGCCCTGGTGAGCAGCGAGGGAGCAACGGCTGCGCTGCTGTTGCCGCCGGCCCTGAGCCAAGGAGAAACCCAGACCCTCGAGCAGATCCTCAGGCCCCTATTCGATCGCGCCGCGGCCACCGCCAACCTGCAGGGGCGCCCATGGCAGGCCCCCACCGAGCTACCGGCTTGGCAGGGCGACGGCAGCGCCCTCTCCGAGATCGTGGCCAACCTGCTGGAGAACGCCTTCCGCTACAGCCGCAGCGGCGGCGGCATCGGCGTACATCTCAGCCAAAACGAGCGTCTTGAGCTCAGCATCTGGGACAGTGGCCCACCCATCCCGGCAGATGAGCGCGAGCGGATCTTCGCCAAGGGTGTACGCGGCAGCAGCGGCTCAACGCTGCAAGGCAGCGGACTGGGCCTAGCCCTGGCTCGTGATCTGGCCCAGAGCCTCGGTGGCGATCTGGACCTCGTGGTGCCAGCCAACACCATCAATCCCGCGTTGCCCGCCGAGGGCAACGCCTTCCAGATCAGCCTGCCGCTCCAGCCGCCCAGTTGA
- a CDS encoding DUF1997 domain-containing protein, with product MLQPGLRHSGDNRVRCYSSHFADLMEMRAPAHIVAAYLDRHEGWFRRCAAPMQVDSLGHNGYVLTLGRFGNFGFEVEPTIGLELLPQSAGVYRICTVPPEQFQPGLRDLYDVEFNAALRLEEQSADAPLTEVRWELDLSVWIKLPSVIGLLPESLVQSSGDHLLRQIVRQVSRKLTWKVQEDFHATHTLDCPPRRRAQF from the coding sequence ATGCTCCAGCCGGGCCTGCGCCACAGCGGCGACAACCGCGTGCGCTGTTACAGCAGCCACTTCGCCGATCTCATGGAGATGCGGGCCCCAGCTCACATCGTGGCCGCCTATCTCGATCGTCATGAGGGTTGGTTTCGCCGCTGCGCCGCACCGATGCAGGTGGACTCCCTCGGCCACAACGGCTACGTGCTCACTCTTGGACGCTTCGGCAACTTCGGCTTTGAAGTGGAGCCCACGATCGGCCTGGAGCTCCTACCGCAAAGCGCCGGGGTGTATCGCATTTGCACCGTGCCGCCCGAGCAGTTCCAGCCGGGTCTGCGCGACCTCTACGACGTGGAATTCAACGCAGCGCTAAGGCTCGAGGAGCAATCCGCTGATGCCCCCCTCACGGAGGTGCGTTGGGAGCTGGATTTGAGCGTGTGGATCAAGCTGCCTTCCGTCATCGGCCTGCTGCCGGAATCACTGGTGCAAAGCAGTGGTGATCACCTATTGCGCCAGATCGTGCGTCAAGTGTCCCGCAAGCTCACCTGGAAGGTGCAGGAAGACTTTCACGCCACCCATACCCTCGACTGCCCACCGCGGCGGCGGGCTCAGTTCTGA
- a CDS encoding 4-hydroxy-3-methylbut-2-enyl diphosphate reductase, with translation MDTRAFKRSLHHSDRYNRRGFGLGEEVAGSLEQAYQSNLIASLRENGYQLQHGRLSVKLAEAFGFCWGVERAVAMAYETRRHYPTERIWITNEIIHNPSVNDHLREMNVLFIPVDGGVKDFSNVASGDVVILPAFGATVQEMQLLNERGCHIVDTTCPWVSKVWNTVEKHKKHAFTSIIHGKVKHEETLATSSFAGTYLVVLDLAEAQMVCDYILGKGDRDSFMARFAKACSPGFDPDRDLMQVGVANQTTMLKSETEEIGRLFERTMLQRFGPAELNNHFLAFNTICDATQERQDAMFALVDEPLDLMVVIGGYNSSNTTHLQEIAISRGIRSFHIDTPERIGPGNRIEHKPLGGDLEVVEPFLPEGTLRVGITSGASTPDRVVEDVIGRLIDLADA, from the coding sequence GTGGACACCCGCGCGTTCAAGCGATCCCTGCACCATTCGGATCGCTACAACCGCCGCGGCTTCGGCCTTGGCGAGGAAGTGGCCGGCAGCCTTGAGCAGGCTTACCAGAGCAACCTGATCGCCAGCCTCCGAGAGAACGGCTATCAGCTGCAGCATGGGCGGTTGAGTGTGAAGCTTGCTGAAGCCTTCGGCTTTTGCTGGGGTGTGGAGCGCGCGGTGGCGATGGCCTACGAAACGCGCCGCCACTACCCCACCGAGCGGATCTGGATCACCAACGAGATCATCCACAACCCCTCGGTGAACGACCACCTACGAGAGATGAACGTGCTGTTCATCCCTGTGGATGGCGGCGTGAAGGATTTCTCCAACGTGGCCAGCGGCGATGTGGTGATCCTGCCGGCCTTCGGCGCCACCGTGCAGGAGATGCAGCTGCTCAACGAGCGCGGCTGCCACATCGTGGACACCACCTGCCCGTGGGTCTCCAAGGTGTGGAACACCGTGGAAAAACACAAGAAGCACGCGTTCACCTCGATCATTCACGGCAAGGTGAAACACGAGGAAACGCTGGCCACCAGCTCCTTCGCCGGCACCTACCTGGTGGTGCTGGATCTAGCTGAGGCTCAGATGGTGTGCGACTACATCCTGGGCAAGGGCGATCGCGACAGCTTCATGGCCCGCTTTGCCAAGGCCTGTTCCCCAGGCTTCGATCCCGACCGCGACCTGATGCAAGTGGGTGTGGCCAACCAGACCACAATGCTTAAAAGTGAAACCGAAGAGATCGGCCGGCTGTTTGAGCGCACAATGCTGCAGCGCTTCGGGCCCGCCGAGCTCAACAACCATTTCCTGGCATTCAACACGATTTGCGATGCCACCCAGGAGCGGCAAGACGCCATGTTTGCCCTGGTGGACGAACCGCTCGATCTGATGGTGGTGATCGGTGGATACAACTCCTCCAACACCACCCACCTGCAGGAGATCGCGATCAGCCGCGGTATCCGCTCGTTCCACATCGACACGCCAGAACGAATCGGACCTGGCAACCGAATCGAGCACAAACCGCTCGGCGGCGATCTAGAGGTGGTGGAGCCGTTCCTGCCCGAAGGAACCCTGCGGGTGGGCATCACCTCCGGCGCCTCCACACCGGATCGGGTGGTGGAAGACGTGATCGGCCGGCTGATCGATCTGGCAGATGCCTAA
- a CDS encoding DUF3155 domain-containing protein, translating to MSKKRKRISRRRLAGQRVLAHVATHNLETGEYKPVTAARRYIAETNIVPPALLNVRRNEHTTDRFFWGEKGLFSAQYAEENHFLFPSLREIVDRIGEDTLFAGLEALASDDWEEMEEYEYAFV from the coding sequence ATGTCCAAGAAGCGCAAGCGCATCAGTCGTCGCCGTTTGGCCGGCCAGCGGGTTCTCGCCCACGTGGCCACCCACAACCTTGAAACCGGTGAGTACAAGCCGGTCACGGCCGCCCGCCGCTACATCGCTGAGACCAACATCGTGCCCCCGGCGCTCCTCAACGTGCGTCGCAACGAGCACACCACTGACCGCTTCTTCTGGGGCGAGAAGGGTCTGTTCAGCGCCCAGTACGCGGAGGAGAACCACTTCCTGTTCCCCTCCCTGCGCGAGATCGTGGATCGCATCGGTGAAGACACCCTCTTCGCCGGCCTGGAAGCTCTTGCTTCCGACGACTGGGAAGAGATGGAGGAATACGAATACGCCTTCGTTTGA
- a CDS encoding DUF3181 family protein: protein MSLSASEIRDLQLQIADRLYIQIGGWHLYLGDAGVAEALAIECAARLDQGAGVCARQALEAVQVPIGGGSSKLPLARLVPAGQLQDLEDLLANHG, encoded by the coding sequence ATGTCTCTCTCTGCCAGCGAAATCCGCGACCTACAACTGCAGATCGCCGATCGGCTGTACATCCAGATTGGTGGCTGGCATCTGTATCTCGGCGATGCCGGTGTGGCTGAAGCGCTGGCGATCGAATGCGCTGCCCGGCTTGACCAAGGCGCAGGCGTCTGTGCCAGACAAGCCCTTGAAGCCGTGCAGGTGCCGATCGGCGGGGGGAGCAGCAAGCTGCCGCTGGCACGGCTGGTGCCCGCGGGCCAACTGCAGGATCTCGAGGATCTGCTGGCCAACCACGGTTAG
- the purH gene encoding bifunctional phosphoribosylaminoimidazolecarboxamide formyltransferase/IMP cyclohydrolase, with product MAPTALLSVSNKEGLVPLAEGLLAAGYQLISSGGTAAALAAAGLPVTKVADHTGAPEILGGRVKTLHPRIHGGILAKRSEPSHQADLETQGIATIDVVVVNLYPFRETIARPDVTWDLAIENIDIGGPAMVRAAAKNHADVAVLTSPRQYPAFLEAVAAGALSSALRRQLALEAYSHTADYDTAISAWLASQLSADTQADAEQLSLSLPARQSLRYGENPHQNATWYAQPNAGLGAGEQLQGKELSYNNILDLEAALATVREFGYGGQPAGGNPFQSAAVVVKHTNPCGVATGSSSANALERALDADRLSAFGGIVAINGPVDAATAGHLTSLFLECVVAPAFDPAARDLLAAKTNLRLLELDPAAIERASRQQLRSVLGGVLVQELDDQPVDETVWQVVSQRQPTAQELEDLRFTWRLVRHVRSNAITVAKNGQSLGIGAGQMNRVGSARLALEAAGEKAQGAVLASDGFFPFDDTVRLAAQYGIRAVIQPGGSVRDADSIAACDELGLAMITTGRRHFLH from the coding sequence ATGGCGCCCACGGCCCTGCTCAGCGTGTCGAACAAGGAAGGGCTGGTGCCGCTGGCTGAAGGGCTGCTGGCCGCCGGCTACCAGCTGATCTCTAGCGGCGGCACAGCAGCGGCGCTGGCGGCGGCGGGGCTTCCTGTGACCAAGGTGGCTGACCACACCGGCGCCCCGGAAATTCTGGGCGGCCGTGTGAAAACGCTGCACCCCCGCATTCATGGCGGCATCCTGGCTAAGCGCTCCGAGCCCTCCCATCAGGCGGATCTGGAGACCCAGGGCATTGCCACCATCGACGTGGTGGTGGTGAACCTCTATCCCTTCCGCGAAACCATCGCCCGGCCCGATGTAACCTGGGATTTGGCGATTGAAAACATCGATATCGGCGGCCCCGCCATGGTGCGCGCTGCTGCCAAGAACCATGCCGATGTGGCGGTGCTCACTAGCCCTCGCCAATACCCCGCTTTCCTTGAGGCCGTCGCCGCCGGCGCGCTGAGCTCTGCTCTGCGCCGGCAGCTGGCGCTGGAGGCCTACAGCCACACAGCTGATTACGACACCGCCATCAGCGCCTGGCTGGCCAGCCAGCTCAGCGCTGACACCCAGGCTGATGCAGAACAGCTGAGCCTGAGCCTGCCGGCGCGCCAAAGCCTGCGCTACGGCGAAAACCCCCACCAGAACGCCACCTGGTATGCTCAGCCCAACGCTGGCCTCGGCGCTGGCGAGCAGCTGCAGGGCAAGGAGCTCAGCTACAACAATATTTTGGATCTGGAAGCTGCTCTCGCCACCGTGCGTGAGTTCGGTTACGGGGGCCAGCCGGCTGGTGGCAACCCCTTCCAGTCCGCAGCGGTGGTGGTGAAGCACACCAACCCCTGCGGTGTGGCCACTGGCAGCAGCAGTGCCAACGCGCTTGAGCGGGCTCTCGATGCCGACCGCCTGTCCGCCTTTGGCGGCATTGTGGCGATCAATGGGCCGGTAGATGCGGCTACTGCTGGCCACCTCACCAGTCTGTTTTTGGAGTGTGTGGTGGCTCCGGCTTTTGATCCTGCGGCCCGCGATTTGCTCGCTGCCAAGACCAACCTGCGTTTGCTGGAGCTGGACCCAGCGGCGATTGAGCGGGCCAGCCGCCAGCAGCTGCGCAGCGTGCTGGGCGGCGTGCTCGTGCAAGAGCTCGATGATCAGCCTGTGGATGAAACGGTTTGGCAGGTGGTCAGCCAACGCCAGCCCACTGCGCAGGAACTGGAGGATCTGCGTTTTACGTGGCGCCTGGTGCGCCACGTGCGTTCCAACGCAATCACTGTGGCTAAAAACGGCCAGAGCCTGGGCATTGGGGCCGGTCAGATGAACCGTGTGGGTTCAGCCCGTCTTGCTCTAGAAGCAGCCGGCGAGAAAGCCCAAGGTGCCGTGCTGGCCAGCGATGGCTTTTTCCCCTTCGACGACACGGTGCGCTTGGCGGCCCAGTACGGCATCCGAGCGGTGATCCAACCTGGCGGCAGCGTGCGCGACGCGGATTCCATCGCCGCCTGCGATGAGCTGGGCCTGGCGATGATCACCACCGGCCGCCGCCATTTTCTGCACTGA
- a CDS encoding alpha/beta hydrolase — MTSTTPDQLQLGPSDAPQRLVLLHGWGADADDLLDLGNLLVGPQVNVVALRAPEPHPYGSGRQWYGLQPIDWSQLPAAREALRLRLETLAGSVPLANTVLLGFSQGGAIALDVGSSLPLAGIVACSGYPHEGWQPAALQPPVLLSHGREDPVVPFAASEEVQRRLEQAGTKTALLAFDGGHTIDASVLPRISAFVRQSLGTMG, encoded by the coding sequence ATGACCAGCACCACCCCTGATCAGCTCCAACTCGGCCCGAGCGACGCTCCGCAGCGGCTGGTGCTCCTGCACGGCTGGGGCGCCGATGCCGATGACCTGCTCGATCTGGGCAATCTGCTGGTGGGTCCCCAGGTGAATGTGGTGGCTCTGCGGGCGCCCGAACCACACCCCTACGGCAGTGGCCGCCAGTGGTATGGCCTGCAGCCGATCGACTGGAGCCAGCTGCCAGCCGCCCGCGAGGCGCTGCGCTTGCGGCTTGAGACCCTGGCCGGCAGCGTGCCCCTGGCCAACACCGTGCTGCTGGGCTTCTCCCAGGGCGGCGCCATAGCGCTGGATGTGGGCAGCAGCCTTCCGCTGGCGGGAATCGTGGCCTGCAGCGGCTACCCCCACGAAGGCTGGCAGCCGGCTGCGCTACAGCCCCCGGTGCTGCTCAGCCACGGCCGCGAGGATCCCGTGGTGCCCTTCGCCGCCAGTGAAGAGGTGCAACGTCGGCTGGAACAGGCCGGCACAAAGACCGCACTGCTCGCTTTCGACGGCGGCCACACGATTGACGCCAGCGTGCTGCCCCGCATCAGCGCCTTTGTGCGCCAATCGCTGGGGACGATGGGCTGA
- a CDS encoding adenosylcobinamide-GDP ribazoletransferase, with protein MLAVAKASFRAAWLGDLAGAWIFYSVLPLPPGIRPRFERIARFAPWVALAIGGLEALLWWLLAGAGLVPQLALVLALSSWLSGGLHLDGAMDTADGLAAGPKRCLEAMDDSRVGASGVQALLQLLLLRAGGLALLAAAAPWGLVWAALWGRIAPLLAMQAFPYLREPGAGTAAFHRQHWRGLLPELTPALLALAGLSALAGALAAGSWWWLGWLGLVPAVLVPWQLGRRLGGHSGDSYGACVEWSVSWSLLLMGLINWAAGAAG; from the coding sequence TTGCTGGCCGTGGCCAAGGCCTCGTTTCGCGCCGCCTGGCTGGGGGATCTGGCCGGGGCCTGGATCTTCTACAGCGTGCTGCCGCTGCCGCCGGGAATCAGGCCCCGCTTTGAGCGCATTGCCCGCTTCGCCCCCTGGGTGGCGCTGGCGATCGGGGGGCTTGAGGCGCTGCTCTGGTGGCTGCTCGCGGGGGCTGGTCTCGTGCCCCAGCTGGCGCTGGTGTTGGCCCTCAGCAGCTGGCTCAGCGGTGGGTTGCATCTCGATGGGGCCATGGATACCGCTGATGGCCTGGCAGCAGGCCCCAAGCGCTGTCTGGAAGCGATGGATGACAGCCGCGTGGGTGCCAGCGGGGTGCAGGCCCTGTTGCAATTGCTGTTGTTGCGGGCGGGTGGCCTGGCCCTGCTGGCCGCGGCAGCTCCCTGGGGGTTGGTGTGGGCGGCACTCTGGGGCCGGATCGCACCGTTGCTGGCGATGCAGGCCTTCCCCTACCTCCGGGAGCCAGGCGCCGGCACCGCTGCCTTTCACCGGCAGCACTGGCGCGGGTTGCTGCCGGAGCTCACGCCGGCTCTGCTGGCCTTGGCTGGGCTCAGCGCTCTGGCTGGTGCTCTGGCGGCTGGCTCTTGGTGGTGGCTGGGCTGGCTGGGGCTGGTGCCGGCTGTGCTGGTGCCCTGGCAGCTTGGGCGGCGGCTGGGCGGCCATAGCGGTGACAGCTACGGCGCTTGTGTGGAGTGGAGCGTGAGCTGGAGCCTGTTGTTGATGGGCTTGATCAACTGGGCGGCTGGAGCGGCAGGCTGA
- a CDS encoding DUF4079 domain-containing protein, giving the protein MPEALAFNLNFLHPLSMWALLALSGYAMFLGIKAKKTRTADAETRKTLIKGQFAKRHYLYGSAVLAVMVLGTFGGMAVTYLNNGKLFVGPHLLVGIAMSSMLVMAAALSPLMQQGNLIARKVHVGLNMGVVTLFLWQAVTGMQIVNKIWENRPA; this is encoded by the coding sequence ATGCCGGAAGCCCTCGCCTTCAACCTCAACTTCCTGCACCCCCTCTCGATGTGGGCGCTGCTTGCCCTGAGCGGCTATGCGATGTTTCTGGGCATAAAGGCCAAGAAAACCCGCACCGCTGACGCGGAAACTCGCAAGACCCTGATCAAAGGGCAGTTCGCCAAGCGCCACTACCTGTACGGCAGCGCTGTGCTTGCGGTGATGGTGCTTGGCACCTTCGGGGGCATGGCGGTGACCTACCTCAACAACGGCAAGCTGTTTGTTGGCCCGCACCTGCTGGTGGGCATCGCGATGAGCAGCATGCTTGTGATGGCAGCCGCCCTCTCGCCGCTGATGCAGCAGGGCAATCTGATCGCTCGCAAGGTGCACGTTGGTCTGAACATGGGCGTGGTCACCCTGTTCCTTTGGCAAGCCGTGACCGGCATGCAGATCGTGAACAAGATCTGGGAAAACCGCCCGGCCTGA
- a CDS encoding cytochrome-c oxidase encodes MLVIEVTNAREVVRQRIGPLGSRLIGKVVDAEAQVEKALMQEMETAFRDFGIEARIYSVDGPAMVGRSHLEVPIHVREERVVEL; translated from the coding sequence GTGCTGGTCATCGAGGTCACCAACGCCCGAGAGGTTGTTCGCCAGCGCATCGGCCCCCTGGGCAGTCGCCTGATCGGCAAGGTGGTTGACGCCGAAGCGCAGGTGGAAAAAGCGCTGATGCAGGAGATGGAAACCGCCTTCCGCGATTTCGGGATTGAAGCCCGCATCTATTCCGTGGATGGCCCGGCGATGGTGGGACGCAGCCATCTAGAAGTGCCGATCCACGTGCGGGAAGAGCGCGTGGTGGAGCTCTAA
- the murJ gene encoding murein biosynthesis integral membrane protein MurJ — translation MSESPSESPSQSSSPGSTPAPVRSLRRIALIVAVATALSKLAGLVRQQAIAAAFGVGAAYDAYNYAYVLPGFLLILLGGINGPFHSAMVSALARRPRQEGAHVLAAINTVVGAGLIAVTLLLFVAADPLIDLVGPGLDAERHAIAVLQLRWMAPMALFAGLIGLGFGALNAADEFWLPSVSPLLSSVAVIAGIGILWLHLGSAIALPQYAVLGGAVLAGTTLLGAVFQWLIQLPALAKQGLHKFQLVWDWKHPGVQEVLRVMGPATLSSGMLQINVFTDLFFASGIVGAAAGLGYANLLVQTPLGLLSNALLVPLLPVYARLTAPQDRPELIARIRQGLMLSNASMLPLGALMVALAGPIVALIYERGAFNASAAALVGGLLMAYGVGMPAYLGRDVLVRVFYALGDGTTPFRFSMAGIGLNALFDWLLVGGPTPWGLQLPAFNFGAPGLVLATVAVNVITCLGLLLALQHRLGGLPLAVWGRDSLLLLLAALAAGGVSFALAEWIAWPTHLIGLLLQCGICAAAGLLLYGGIASWARVPEATQICRQLGGQILRRLPFRR, via the coding sequence ATGAGCGAATCCCCGAGCGAATCCCCGAGCCAATCCTCGAGCCCAGGCTCGACTCCAGCGCCTGTGCGCTCACTGCGCCGGATTGCCTTGATCGTGGCGGTGGCTACTGCCCTGAGCAAACTGGCCGGCCTGGTGCGCCAGCAGGCGATTGCGGCGGCCTTTGGTGTGGGCGCTGCCTACGACGCTTACAACTACGCCTATGTGCTGCCGGGCTTCCTGTTGATCCTGCTGGGCGGGATCAACGGCCCCTTCCACAGCGCCATGGTGAGTGCCCTGGCGCGCCGGCCTCGCCAGGAGGGTGCCCACGTGCTCGCGGCGATCAACACCGTGGTGGGCGCCGGCTTGATCGCGGTCACGCTGCTGCTGTTTGTGGCGGCTGATCCGCTGATCGATCTGGTGGGGCCAGGTCTTGATGCCGAACGCCACGCCATCGCTGTGCTGCAGCTGCGTTGGATGGCGCCGATGGCCCTGTTTGCTGGTCTGATCGGCCTTGGCTTTGGGGCGCTCAATGCTGCCGATGAGTTCTGGTTGCCGTCGGTGAGCCCGCTGCTTTCGAGCGTGGCGGTGATCGCAGGAATCGGCATCCTTTGGCTGCACCTGGGCTCGGCCATCGCTCTGCCGCAATACGCCGTCCTCGGGGGCGCCGTGCTGGCGGGCACCACGCTGCTGGGAGCGGTGTTCCAGTGGCTGATTCAGTTGCCGGCGCTGGCCAAGCAGGGGCTGCACAAATTCCAGCTGGTCTGGGACTGGAAGCACCCCGGTGTGCAGGAGGTGCTGCGGGTCATGGGACCGGCCACCCTCTCGTCGGGCATGTTGCAGATCAATGTGTTTACCGATCTGTTTTTCGCCTCCGGCATCGTGGGCGCGGCGGCAGGTCTGGGCTACGCCAACCTCTTGGTGCAAACGCCCCTTGGCCTGCTCTCTAACGCTCTGTTGGTGCCGTTGCTGCCGGTGTACGCGCGGCTCACCGCACCTCAAGACCGCCCTGAGCTGATTGCGCGCATCCGCCAGGGTCTGATGCTCTCCAACGCCTCGATGCTGCCCCTTGGGGCCTTGATGGTGGCGCTGGCGGGCCCGATTGTGGCCCTGATCTACGAGCGCGGCGCCTTCAATGCCAGCGCTGCTGCTCTGGTGGGGGGGTTGCTGATGGCTTACGGCGTCGGCATGCCGGCCTACTTGGGCCGCGATGTGCTGGTGCGTGTGTTTTATGCGCTTGGGGATGGCACCACCCCTTTCCGCTTCTCGATGGCCGGGATCGGCCTCAATGCCCTGTTCGATTGGCTGCTGGTGGGAGGCCCCACCCCCTGGGGGCTGCAGCTGCCGGCCTTCAATTTCGGCGCACCCGGGCTGGTGTTGGCCACGGTGGCGGTGAATGTGATCACGTGCCTGGGTCTGCTCCTGGCCCTGCAGCACCGCCTCGGTGGCTTGCCTCTGGCTGTTTGGGGTCGCGACAGTCTGCTGCTGCTGTTGGCGGCGCTTGCCGCCGGTGGGGTGAGCTTCGCCCTGGCGGAGTGGATTGCCTGGCCCACCCACCTGATCGGTTTGCTGTTGCAGTGCGGTATCTGCGCTGCCGCGGGCTTGTTGCTTTACGGGGGGATTGCCAGTTGGGCACGGGTGCCGGAGGCCACGCAGATCTGCCGACAGCTCGGTGGGCAGATCCTGCGGCGCTTGCCCTTCAGGCGCTAG